The window CCTGTCTGTCTCCGATTCTCTCTCTGCAGCAAGAGCAGACATCCCTATGGAGCTGCTTTTCGGGGCTCCCCCCCTGGCCCGCTCACACGTGGGGAGAGCCAGCCATTGTGTAGCCGATGGAGGGAGACCCTCAGATGCATGCTGCAGCACCAGCGCCGGCAtgcacccaccgccccctcccacctctgcaGCGCCCGCCACCCCACGCCTTCAGCTACCGCGGGGGAAGGGGCGTTTTACCCCCGCCCCGGTGCACCCTGCGAGGTGTAGTTCTCCGGCGCGGCGCGGCTAATGGAGGGCCGCGAGACCCAACTACACTTCCCAGCATGCCGAGCGGCGGGCAGGGCGGCCAGCCAATGGGAGGCAGGGGCGGGCGGCAGCCGGGGTATATAAGGAGCCGCCCCACGCGGGAGAGCAGCAGACACCTGGGCGATTACAGCAGTTTCCTGGGGAGCGCTACCGCCAGCCCAGCAGGTACGGGGCGTGCCAGCCCGCGCGCAGCCCCCATTCTATGCCCCCGGGGTGTCCCCTGGCACGTGCTGGGGGGGCGTTGGCGGCAGCTGCTGTTTCCGCCTGTTGCGGGCGCTGGGGTCCCTGGCGGAGATGCTGGGGCTGCTCCCGTTGCATGGGTGGGGGGTTCTGGTGGAGCCTCCCCGTttttgggagatggggggggggcagctgcgcTGCTGGGTGTAgccggctctgggggggggggggaagaggggagctgtTCCCGGCAGGAAGCCGCGCGGAGCTGTCTCCATGTGACTGGGCGGGGAACAGCCCAACCCTGCCGTGGGCAAAGcgcccagggctgggaggggccGGGAGCCGCCGCCGCCAAGGGGCGCGGGCTGCGGGATCGTCTCTCCCGTGGACGGGGTGGGGAGTCGCCCGCCCGAGGGTGCCGCGTGGAGGGCTTCGGGACGGGCTGAGGCTCTCGCCTCCGTCCTGGGCGGCGCTCGGCTCCTCCCAGCGCGCTGCCCTAGTCTCCCCATTGTCCTCTGGctctgcagtgtggggaggggcttCCCCGCACGCCCTGCGCCGGGGATCGGGGGGGGGGTAAAGCCCCTCGCCCCACAGCGCTGCTCCCTACGCTGCGGGCGGCGCGCTCTGCCCCCGGTGGAGCACCGCGGAGTTTCTGGGGTCCCTCGCTGGGCGGCTGCAGCCGTGGCTAATGGGAGGGAAGCCGGGCAGTGGGTTTTTAGTCGTTGATGGAGACCCTTACCCCGTACAATGGGTGTACAGTTGGGCGTTGGCCGGTCTGGGCTCTGCAGAGAGGGACGCTAAACTGGGCTGGGGGAGCGAGCCGGCATCGCTCGGGCGCTGCTCTCGTGTGAGAGCTCGGGACACCTGGCTGGCTTTCTCTAGTGTGTAAACGGGCGGGAGTGGTGTGTGATGGGAGGATCTGCTTCTTTACCAcgtgggctggggaagaggcaggtgtCGATGAAAGGAAGGAGAATGCTGGTCTGGCTCTGCTCCTGTCTCAGAACAACTTGGTTCTTCGCTATTGGGCTCCTAAAGACAAAGGAGATCTCCTAGGAGACGGGGCTTTGGTGCCCAACCCAAATCAATTGTGGCGTCTCTTATACTGATCagcctttattaaaaacaaaactcccTAGTGGGCGTTTCCTCCATCCCTGTTGGAACACACATGGCCTTGCTAGCTGTACTGTCTCAAAGGCCCATCCCTTATCACTGCTTGAAGTCTGAGCTGAATCCTGAGTGCTAACATACAAGAAATAAAGTAATCAGCCAGGCAGGTCATCCTCTtacatctgacaggtttcagagtagcagccgtgttagtctgtattcgcaaaaagaaaaggagtacccgtggcaccttagagactaacaaatttattagagcataagctttcgtgagctgaagtgagctgtagctcacgaaagcttatgctctaataaatttgttagtctctaaggtgccacgggtactccttttctttttgctcttacaTCTGGTCACTCTCTCCAAAGGGTACTGGCTGTGTAACTTGGCACGTGCTGCCTGGGATTTCCCTTGCAGGGATGGGTTGTAACTTGTTTATCTTACTCACTTAGCTAAAATGTGTGACAAACCAGACCTCTCTGAAGTTGAGAAATTTGACAAGAAGAAGCTGAAAAAGACCAACACAGAGGAGAAGAACACACTCCCTTCAAAGGAGAGTAAGTATCCAGTTCCCTCTTTCTGTAGGGGTGGGGCTAGCTGAGTAAGTAAGTGCTTCCTAAATCTTTATATGCATGGATGACCATGGCACTCCTTACAGTAACATGTCATGAATTCCAGGCTTTCTCCTGGAGGCTTTAAGTCTTAGGTGTAAGTTGGGGCCTAGTGCAGTGCTTCATGCAGTTCTTATACTTGCCAGGCCATACTTCTGGCTTGCAGAAGAAGCTGAATTGAA of the Dermochelys coriacea isolate rDerCor1 chromosome 9, rDerCor1.pri.v4, whole genome shotgun sequence genome contains:
- the TMSB15B gene encoding thymosin beta-15B, which translates into the protein MPSGGQGGQPMGGRGGRQPGYIRSRPTRESSRHLGDYSSFLGSATASPAAKMCDKPDLSEVEKFDKKKLKKTNTEEKNTLPSKETIEQEKECVKSS